The genome window CGTACCCACACGACACGGTGCTCCCGAGCGGAGAGGTGGTCCAGGGGGTGCTCGACATCCCACTCACCTCCATCAGCACCGCCGTCCTGCTGTTCAGCAGCCTCTTCATGGTGTTGGGGCTCGCGGCGGTACAGCGCGGCGACCGCAAGCTGTCTACCGTGTGGCTGGGCATGGTGGCCCTGTTCGGAGCGATCTTCCTGGGCTTCCAGACGTACGAGTTCACCCACTTCTATCACGCGGGACTCACGCTGACGTCGAACCTCTTCGGGTCGACCTTCTACACGCTGACAGGGTTCCACGGAGCGCACGTCTTCGCCGGCGTCATCTACATGACGACCATGACGGTGATGGCGGCAGCCGGTAAGCTCGGGCCGGAAAAGTCGCTGAACGTCGAGATCGCAGGCCTCTACTGGCACTTCGTAGACGTGGTCTGGATCGTGATCTTCCCCCTCGTATACCTGATTCCGTAGAGGCCGGATGAGCAGCGAAACGCGCGAAATCATGCATGACCAGCACTCGCATCCGGTGCACGGCACGAGGACGTACTGGACCATCGGCGCGATCCTGTTCGTCGTCACCGCGGCCGAGATCTTCGCCTACTACATCGAGAATCAGCTCGGTCCCATGGCGGTTCCGACGATTCTGATTCTCTCCGCGGCGAAGTTCGCGCTGGTCGTGATGTTCTACATGCACCTGAAGTACGACAGCAAGGTCTTCACGGGCATCTTCCTGTTCCCGTTCGCGCTGGCGACGCTCGTGATCGTCTCGCTGACCCTGCTGTACCACCTGCTGCATCCGTTGCGGTAACCACGAAGCTCAATGCTGTCGCTTGCCCTTCTGCACGCCGGCACTTTTTCCTGGAGCGATTGGAGGCTGTATCCGTCGTTTCTGGTGGGGTGGCTGCTGTTCGGAGGGGCCTACTATCTCTTCGCGGGGCCGCTGCGACGCTACTTCCCGGGCTCCGAGCCGGTGCCGCTGGCGAAGATCGTCAGCTTCACCCTCGGCCTGCTGATCATGCTCGTGTCGCTGCAGGGCCCGCTGCACGAGCTCTCCGACTATTTCCTCTTCAGCGCACACATGGTCCAGCATCTCGGCGTGATGCTGGTCATGCCGCCGTTCCTGCTCTACGGCACTCCGGACTGGATGCTGCGTCCGGTCGTCCGCTGGCGCCCGATCCTCCGCCTTGCTCGATGGGTATCGCTGCCGCTGGTGGCCTTCGCGCTGAACAACGTCATCTTCGGTGCCTGGCACTTCCCCGGCCCGTACGATCTGATGATGCGGAACCACGACGTACACGTGGTGATGCACCTGATGATCATGGTCACGGGCACGATCATGTGGTGGCCCGTGTTGAGCCCTTTGCCGGAGGTGCCACGCATCGCCCCGCCGCTACAGATGATCTATCTGTTCGTGCTGGGGATTCCGATGATGGTGGTGGCGGCGCTGATCACCTTCTCGGACAACGCCCTCTACACCTGGTACGCTGCCGCGCCGCGAATCTTCTCACTCGACGTGTTGGAGGATCAGCGACTCGGTGGGGTGATCATGTGGGTACCCGGGGGGCTCGTGATCTGGCTAGCGATCACTTTCGTCTACTTCCGCTGGACGAACCGCGAGAAGGCGATCGAGGAAGCGGAGAAAGAGCAGCAGCGCACCAGGGTGGATCGCAGCCGCCTCGTCATCTCGCCACCACCGTTTCCTGATCGTTGAGAGGGCGGGGGTCCGTTGGCTGTTGACGGACCCTGTTGCTCACACCCCATCGCCGGACGACGCTGCAAGGTCGGGCACCCCCCGACCTTCGTAGCAACTATACTGAAAGCTTCCAGTATCGATGCCGATTCCGCGTCCGACTCGGATATTGCCGATTCTGCTGCTCCTCGCCCCCGCCGCGTGCGGCTCGCCTCAGCCCCGTCCTTCGCCCGAGCCCCCCGAGGTCACCACAGTAGCGCACGTGCACTCCATCGAGGACGCCCTCGCCAGCTTTCGTCTTCCTGAGGGTTACCGGGTCGAGGTAGTCGCGTACGAGCCCATGGTCCAGGACCCCGTGGCGATTGACTTCGACGCCGACGGCCGCATGTACGTGGTGGAGATGCGCGGCTACATGCCCGACATCTCGGGTGAGAACGAGGATCGCCGCAACGGTCGTATCGTGGTCCTCGAGGATACCAACTGGGACGGGCTGATGGATCGCCGCACGGTGTTCATGGACAGCCTCGTCCTGCCGCGAGCGGTCAAGGTCCTGGAGCACGGGGTGCTCGTCGCGGCCACACCGTACCTGTGGCTCGCTCGCGATCTGGATGGCGACCTCCGCGCGGATTCGATCGAGCTCATTCGAGGCGACTACGGCTCAACCCGCTCCAACCCGGAGCACAACGCCAACGGCCTGCTCTGGGGGATCGACAACTGGATCAAGAACGCGAATTACGCCGGCGAATTCCGTTTGCGACCGGACGGAACGTTCGAGTTCCGCAAGACCCCCGCGCAGGGTCAGTGGGGGGTCTCTATGGACGACTACGGCCGCCTCTACCGCAACAGTAACGAGGATCCGCTCCGGGCAGACCTCATCCCTGCGCACTACGCCACTCGCAATCCCGACCAGGGGAGCATCGCGGGTGTCTATCATCGGCTGACCCCGAACGTCCCGGTGTGGCCCGCACGTCCGACCCCCGCGGTGAACCGCGGGTACCGGGACCGCACCCTGCGTCCGGATAGCACCCTGGCCCATTACACTTCGGCCGGGAGCCCCACCGCCTACGTGGGAGATCGGCTGCCGGAAGAGCTCCGCAACACCGTGTTCGTCACCGAATCCGCGGGCAATCTGGTGGGTCGCTTCGTGGTGGAGGAGGGAGAGGACGGCTTCCCGGTCGCCCGTCGCGACCGCCCGGAGGCAGACTTCATGACCTCCACCGATCAGCGCTTCCGCCCGGTCAACCTCGCTACCGCCCCCGACGGCACACTCTACGTAGTCGACATGTATCGGGGGATCATCCAGCACCGCGTCTACATCACAGGGTATCTGGAGGACCAGATCCGGGCCCGCCAGATGGAGCAGCCCACTGGGCTGGGGCGGATCTACCGCATCGTCCACGAGTCGACCAAACGCGACAAGCGACCTCGACTCTCACGGCGCACACCCCCGCAGCTCGTGGACTACCTCGGCCACCCCAACGGCTGGTGGCGGATCACGGCACAGCGCCTGATCGTCGAGCGCAACGACTCTTCGGTGGCGCCGGCGCTGCGCGCGCGAGTGCGCTCCGCAGTGGATGACCGCGAGCGCCTCCACGCGCTCTGGACGCTCGACGGCCTTGGGGCTGCGGATCGCGCAACCGTAGTGACCGCACTCGGTGACGAATCTCCGCACGTGCGCGCCGCCGCAGTGCGCATTGCCGAGCCCTGGCTGCGGCAAGGGGACGCCGCGGCCACGGCGGCAGTGATGCGGCTCATGGAGGACTCGACCTTTCTCGTGCGACGACAGGTAGCAGCTTCACTCGGTGAACTGCCCACCGATCGGCGCGAGAATGTCCTCTTCCAGGTGGCCACCCGGGCGGGTAATGACCCGGTCGTCGCAGACCTGGTGGTAAGCGCGCTTGCCGGTCGCGAGGTGGAGTTCCTGGAGCGGCTCGCAAGCGCCGCTCATTCGGAGACGGCTGCAAGGACGATGCGTTCGCTGGCCGCCACCATTGCACGAAAGCGAGATCCCGAGGAGCTGCAGCGGGTGCTCTCGCTGGCGACGGAGGCCGACGAGCCGCGCTGGCAGCAAGTCGCCTTGTTGGAGGGGATCCGGCCGGAGGGAGGACGCGGACGCGGCGGTGCCGCTACGAAGCTCCCTGCGCCGCCGCGCGCGCTGCAGGCGCTCACGGAGAGCTCGGACCAGGAGCTTCGCGAGCTCGCAACGGCCGTCGCGGCCAGCCTCACCTGGCCTGGCAAGCCTCAGCCGGAAGCTCCTCCCGTACGGGAGCTGACTCCGGACGAGCAGCGACTGTTCGTCCTGGGTGGGCAGATCTACTCCGCTCAGTGTGCCGCCTGCCACCAGCCGGATGGCGAGGGGATGGAAGGCGTCGCCAAGCGCCTCGTCGGCTCGCGCTGGGCACTTTCCTCACCGAACCAGGTGATCCGGATTCTCCTGCACGGCAAGGAGGGCGAGATGCTGATGCCCCCTCTCGGCGCCTCGATGAGCGACGAGGAGGTCGCAGCCGTCCTCACCTACGTGAGGCGCTCGTGGGGGAACACTGGCAGCCCGATCAGCCCCGACCAGGTGAGCGAGGCCCGGGGAGAATCGGGGAACCGCTCGCGAGCGTGGACGGAAGAGGAGCTGGAGGAGATGGGGCGCTAGCTGCCGGCGAAGATCGCGCGAGCCTCCGCGAGCTGCTCCGGCTTCCCGATGTCGATCCACTGATAGCCGTCAATGCGGAAGGGGAGGATGCGCTCCCCCTCCTCGACCAGACGCAGGTAGGGCTCGAGGATCGAGAACGCACCACGCTCGTGCAGCAGCCGCGGGAAGCGCGGGTCGATCACGTGAACTCCTGCGAACGCCAATCGCGTTTCCTGCCCTACCGGCTCGCGAGTGATGAGCCGGATTTCTTTTCGTTCATCGACCCGGCCGAACAACCCGTCCTCGTCGAACAACAGGTACCGCGTCGACGGGCGCGCCATCACCGCCAGCGTGGCCAGCGCACCTGACCGCAGGTGCTGGCGGTACATCTCTGAAAGTGGCAGGTCGCTGAGGATGTCAGCGTTGTGCAGGAAGAACGGCGCGTCTGCGCGGAGAAGCCCGCGCGCCTTCAGAATGGCTCCACCCGTCTCCAGGGCCCCCTTGGCCTCTTCCGAGAACACCACCTCGACCCCGAAGGACTCCATCTCGGTGACATACTCCCGGATGCGATCGCCCAGGTGGTGAAGGTTGATGATCAGCCGATCGGCTCCCGCCTCGATCAGCCGGTGCGCCACCCGGCCCAGGATGGGCATGCCACCCACCTCGATGAGCGCTTTGGGGATTCGGTCCGTCAGCGGGCGAAGTCGGGTACCCAAACCCGCCGCCAGGATCATCGCGTCCATTCAGCGTGCCGCGACCGCGGCGGGGCGTGGTGGCCAGCTAGCCCGCTCCCGGTGGGTGAGATCGACGTTGACCTCGGGAAAGCGCTCGCGGAGATGCCTGCGCAACCGTTCGGCGAAATACACCGACCGGTGCTGCCCGCCCGTGCATCCAAAGTAGACGCTCAGGCTGGAGAATCCGCGCGTCAGGTAGGTCTCCACCTGGTTGTCGATCAACCCGACGACGTGCTGCCAGT of Longimicrobiaceae bacterium contains these proteins:
- a CDS encoding cytochrome c oxidase subunit 3; amino-acid sequence: MNHSAAHAADPAHVDTSTGVDSRKMAFWTFIGSECLLFGSLIATYMAYKGDSLTGPYPHDTVLPSGEVVQGVLDIPLTSISTAVLLFSSLFMVLGLAAVQRGDRKLSTVWLGMVALFGAIFLGFQTYEFTHFYHAGLTLTSNLFGSTFYTLTGFHGAHVFAGVIYMTTMTVMAAAGKLGPEKSLNVEIAGLYWHFVDVVWIVIFPLVYLIP
- a CDS encoding cytochrome C oxidase subunit IV family protein; amino-acid sequence: MSSETREIMHDQHSHPVHGTRTYWTIGAILFVVTAAEIFAYYIENQLGPMAVPTILILSAAKFALVVMFYMHLKYDSKVFTGIFLFPFALATLVIVSLTLLYHLLHPLR
- a CDS encoding cytochrome c oxidase assembly protein — its product is MLSLALLHAGTFSWSDWRLYPSFLVGWLLFGGAYYLFAGPLRRYFPGSEPVPLAKIVSFTLGLLIMLVSLQGPLHELSDYFLFSAHMVQHLGVMLVMPPFLLYGTPDWMLRPVVRWRPILRLARWVSLPLVAFALNNVIFGAWHFPGPYDLMMRNHDVHVVMHLMIMVTGTIMWWPVLSPLPEVPRIAPPLQMIYLFVLGIPMMVVAALITFSDNALYTWYAAAPRIFSLDVLEDQRLGGVIMWVPGGLVIWLAITFVYFRWTNREKAIEEAEKEQQRTRVDRSRLVISPPPFPDR
- a CDS encoding c-type cytochrome, producing the protein MPILLLLAPAACGSPQPRPSPEPPEVTTVAHVHSIEDALASFRLPEGYRVEVVAYEPMVQDPVAIDFDADGRMYVVEMRGYMPDISGENEDRRNGRIVVLEDTNWDGLMDRRTVFMDSLVLPRAVKVLEHGVLVAATPYLWLARDLDGDLRADSIELIRGDYGSTRSNPEHNANGLLWGIDNWIKNANYAGEFRLRPDGTFEFRKTPAQGQWGVSMDDYGRLYRNSNEDPLRADLIPAHYATRNPDQGSIAGVYHRLTPNVPVWPARPTPAVNRGYRDRTLRPDSTLAHYTSAGSPTAYVGDRLPEELRNTVFVTESAGNLVGRFVVEEGEDGFPVARRDRPEADFMTSTDQRFRPVNLATAPDGTLYVVDMYRGIIQHRVYITGYLEDQIRARQMEQPTGLGRIYRIVHESTKRDKRPRLSRRTPPQLVDYLGHPNGWWRITAQRLIVERNDSSVAPALRARVRSAVDDRERLHALWTLDGLGAADRATVVTALGDESPHVRAAAVRIAEPWLRQGDAAATAAVMRLMEDSTFLVRRQVAASLGELPTDRRENVLFQVATRAGNDPVVADLVVSALAGREVEFLERLASAAHSETAARTMRSLAATIARKRDPEELQRVLSLATEADEPRWQQVALLEGIRPEGGRGRGGAATKLPAPPRALQALTESSDQELRELATAVAASLTWPGKPQPEAPPVRELTPDEQRLFVLGGQIYSAQCAACHQPDGEGMEGVAKRLVGSRWALSSPNQVIRILLHGKEGEMLMPPLGASMSDEEVAAVLTYVRRSWGNTGSPISPDQVSEARGESGNRSRAWTEEELEEMGR
- a CDS encoding sugar phosphate nucleotidyltransferase → MDAMILAAGLGTRLRPLTDRIPKALIEVGGMPILGRVAHRLIEAGADRLIINLHHLGDRIREYVTEMESFGVEVVFSEEAKGALETGGAILKARGLLRADAPFFLHNADILSDLPLSEMYRQHLRSGALATLAVMARPSTRYLLFDEDGLFGRVDERKEIRLITREPVGQETRLAFAGVHVIDPRFPRLLHERGAFSILEPYLRLVEEGERILPFRIDGYQWIDIGKPEQLAEARAIFAGS